Genomic segment of Dermochelys coriacea isolate rDerCor1 chromosome 16, rDerCor1.pri.v4, whole genome shotgun sequence:
ATAGCAAAGTTCTTTCAGGAGGTAGTTATAGGCCACAGCCAGGGAGCCAAGTAGGAGGCAGATGAGGATGCTGGCCAGGAAGGAGGCCGGGCCAATGAGCAGGAAGAAGGTGTAGTCCTGGGGGTGCAGCAAGCTGTCCTGGCAGTGGCTGAAGGACTCGTTGCCAATGGCCAGGAGGGGATACTGGTTGAGGTGCTCTGGGAATCTGCACAGGATTAAATTCTCCTCTGCCAGAGAAAGACAGATGCAAAAGGTCAAGCTAGGTCATGGTTCCCAACAGCACACATAGGAGGTGGCTTGGGCTCCTGCCTGGGCAGGAGGAGGGCTACAGGCTGTTGCCAACACCGGAAAGCAAGGGCAGCAGCGGGGAGGgtggctgggcagggcagtgTTGGGCAGGGTGGGCCAGTGCTCagagcaggccagcagcagcgGGGAAGACCTGCAGACTGACTGGGTGTGCTGGTGCTGGGGCGAGGTCATGCAGGACAATCCAGCACTGGGAGGATAGGGGCAGGCTGTGGGCCATGACAGCAGCCGTGGGGTGGGACAGGCCTGCTAAGTGGCCAGGAGCAagtccccttctctctctctctctgtgcctcagtcttctCCTAGTGCAATAGGGCCAGGGGACAAACCACCTGTGCAGGTGAAATGTGCTGCGCAGAGCTGGGGTTAATTCGGTCAGCCCAACTGAGTGTCATGGGAACATCCCGCCCAGCCAGGATGCAAGCCTAGGGCTCCCGCCTCAACACGAAAGCACCAGGAGCAATTTGGTGCCCCTGGTGATACACATGAGGAAGTTGCAGGGGTTGAGGGGAGGCTGAACTGGCTCAAAGGCTGAGGAAAtggggtggggcctagggcagcccctctcccagggctgaagTTATGATGACCACACAGGGCCAGTGCCGCCTGTCAGCTGGGAGGGGGCCGTAGGGACAGATGTGCACCTCCTGCTCCTgcactgcaggggaagggagtCGCCatcagccgggggtggggggggtctgcctgcagggggcagtgccgcCCACCCACAGGATGGGGCGGAAGAGCTGCGCTCGCAGCCGAGGAGCCGGCGGAAGCCACAGGCACGATCTGGTGAACAACACAGGGCCCTGGGGCAACTCCATAAACAGCCCTCCCAtcctcccagcccaggctgcaCTGGCCTCCAGGCGCTGTGGGCAGCTTCTCTTCTTCTTAATGGCCTGGGTGACAGAGAGAGGGGCCAACCTGAAACTCCCTGAAAGGGTTCAATGCACAGAGGCCTGGCAAAAGGCCTGGAACTAGCTGGTGCTTTTTACCCCAGCCAGGCCCAGTCAGAGAGCTAAGGCAGGGGCACCTTGCTGCCTGGATGGAGAACCCCAGCCAAATGTTGCATCTGGCACCTGTGATCCTGAGGACACAGCGGCTATGCAGGGCCAAGGGGAGCCACTGTAGGCTGGGAGACATTCAGAGCAGAGCGCAGGGCCCAGGGGAGCACAGGGCAGGAGCACAGGGCAGCTCTGGTGgtgccccacagctggagcctCCCTGGCACCGACACTGCTCCCAGCAGGGAATTGCAGGGGCTGCCCAATACCAGGCCCGAGAGGCTTCATTGAGAGAGGGGCTGTCGCCATCGCCCCAGCCCAAGGAATTCGTGTGTGACCAGCAGCGTGGTGGAACCATGTACCCACATGCCCTGTTGCAACCCAAACCCGCTTGCTTCAAGGGGAGGGACCCCTAGGGAAGCCTCAGGTCCAGGGACCCTGCCTCAGGCCAAGAGAATGGAATAAATCTGCTGCCGTCCATTCAAGAGATTCCCTCAAGGCTCCCTTCTCCGAGCCTGGCCAGCCCTGGGAGCGAGGGAGTCGAGTGGGGCTGGCTGAAAATTGAGAACTCTGCAGCAGAAGGGATATGAGACTGTGTACAACCGGAGACCCTGAAATAGGCCAGTGGTTGGCCTCTCCCTGACTCGGGGCAAGGACTTCAGCCTGGCTCCCCCTCCCAGGTTAAGAATTCATAGCACATGGTCTCTTTAGCCCAATGACCATTGAATTATTTCTACAAAAAATGGAATAACTTCAAACAGAAGAGTTTGAGAGAGACCAATTGTATGGTCCAGTTGCTAGAGCCCTCCCCCAAGATACAGGAGTGGTGGGGCTAGGCCCGGCCTCTGAGAACCTTCTGTCAGAATCAAGAGGCTTCAGTGAAAAGTGGCGGGCTCAATAGAGCAGGATTTTCCGATGAAGAAAaggtttcactgaaaaatttctgCCCAGCCCTATGCTCGCTGTTCTGCTCTCCATGCTGCTGCATCACCCATCCATTCTTACCTTGGATTTTGTCCCTGTTGCCCATGATCCAGAGGAAGAGGGGCTGGATTTTACAGGTGCACGCCCACGGGTTGCCCTGCAGGGTCAGGGAGCGCACGGCAGTCAGGTTCAGAAAGACGCTGGCATGCAGGGACCTCAGGGCATTGCTGTGCAGAAAGAGCTCCTGCAAGCAGGGCAATGCTTTCAGCACCTCTGGGGGCAGCTGGCCAAGCTTGTTGGCCCCCACGTTGAGAACCATTAGGCCTGGGAGAGGCAGGAAGGTCTCGGCCGTGAGCACGGTGAGGTAGTTGTTGCTCAGGTCCAGCTCCCGCAGCGCCCCGAGCCCTGCCAAGGCCTGGCTGTGGATGCTCACCAGGCCATTGCTGCACAGGCTGAGGTTCTGCAGCGCCTGCTGCGAGCAGAAGGAGTGAGCCTTGAGGACGGCAATGTGGTTGTAGCCCAGCCACATGGCACTGGCATTGGTAGGCAGGTTTTCAGGCACAAAGCGCAAGGCTCGGTAACTGCAGTCCACTTCCCCAGAGGAGCATCTGCAgatggcagggcagctgggggaggggagtgggcacAGGAGGAGAAAGGCTAGGAGAGTGGCCGGGCCCCTCCAGCCAGCCATGGTCAGCTGCCAAGGGAAGCACTCAGCTCCCGCTCCCCCAAGTCACCCAGTTCTCCTGGCACCTACCGTGCCTGGTGCGGCTCAGCCGCCCGCAGCAGCCAGCAGTGCAGGAACCAGGCTGGGGGCAAGCGGTGCCTTGCACAGGTCTCGGACACCCTGCAGCTCTTGCTGGCACTCTCATTCCCCTGTAGAACGCAGCGTCACCTACACTCTGCAAACATTAACCCAGCTGCTCAaagaccagtggctttccctggtTGTGGTTTCTTCAGGGCGGAGCTGCAAATATTTTAGCAAATATTTTCACAGAGCAGAGGCTGCGGCCAAGATGCAGAGccagggtccccctcccccaccccacaggagaCTGCTccaggtcaaaaagaaaaggagtacttgtggcaccttagagactaacaaatttattagagcataagctttcgtgagctacagctcacttcatcggatgcatttggtggaaaaatgcatccaatgaagtgagctgtagctcacgaaagcttatgctctaataaatttgttagtctctaaggtgccacaagtactccttttctttttgcgaatacacactaacacggctgctattctgaaacctgctccAGGTCAGGTAGTGCAGCAGGTCACACCCTTGGGGTCCTGGGCAGATCCCCTGCACCCAGTCTATGCTCAAGCCTTTTACAGGGCTCGGTGTGCACTGCCCACCCCAGCTCCCGCTGTTCTCATCAGCCATTGGGCCCAGTCCCTCAGCCCACTCCTGGATCCGCTCCCCTTGGCAGCTCTGCCCTGCAGAGCTCTGATCCAGGAGCCTGGAACAGGGCCACTGGatccccacctcccaggtgggtgctCTAACCAGCAGGTTGCACAGTCATCCCCCCGCTTGTGCCCTCGCTCACACTCTCACTTTCTGGCCCAAGTGACTCAGAGAGAGGCTATAAGCCTAAGAATGGCTCTGtagtctagtggtcagagcacgcACACAGCTCCCAGGAGAGCCAggatccaatccccctgctctaCTGACTGGTTCATTAATTGTCCACAGTGCAACTGCTtcaccaggagagactgagggagctccACACTGCAGTAGGCAAGAGCCCACTGGCTAGCACACTCCCCAGAGAGGTGGCAGGCCCCTGAtcaattcccctctccccattaGGCAGAGGGGGTCTCCCCATACCACAGGGGAGTACCCTGCCCACAGAGCTCGAAGCTGTAAGGCCAGTCCACCTGCCTGCCAGATGGGGGCCGCAGCCGAGCGCGCCTCTTCCCTGGGTTGGGACTTGCTGCAGTGGGTGAAAAGGACCAGCTGCTCCCTGTTTGCAGAGGAGACGCATCGGTGCAAGGGCACAAGATCTTCACAGACGCAGGTGCCAAGGGGGGTTAGGTACCTAAAGAGTTTCAGCAGGATTTTTGTGCATTGCAGTGGTGCCGAacccagacttaggtgcctaactccttttaTGCACTCGAGCCCCTCCTTCTgggagctgctctcccagcctccAGGCTCCTGCAGGGCCACTGCTCAGTCTCAGGGCAGGGCTCTCAGCCCCACCTGGAGAGatgtgggatgggaggggaggagcttGGCTCTCAGCAGTGTACGTGTGCCAGCCAAGGCCTGGGGCTGCATCCTGAAACTGGCACTTTGTTGGTCTGAAATTCTTTTGATCCTGGCTGAAAAGATTGATTAGCCCCTTGGTACAGCATCTCCTGCCCCTCACCTCAAGTGCTGAGGTACctccccccctgctctgccccacaccCTGGCTCCTAGGCACTTGTGCTCACTGGAGCTGACAGAACACTGGGCTGTGACCACTGCATCTGCAGCTGGTGCATCCGAGTGAGGCGACAGGCCCCTGCCAGGCTGGTGCATGGACAGGTAACCGTCTCCCAAGAATTGCTCCTAGTCTTTCCCTTTAATGCTCTCACTAGTGAGTCAGGGATGATGCTGAGTCCTGCTAAGAGGCTAGCTATGGATACTTCTTCCCAGGGCCCCGGATTGGCTCAGCTGGGAGTAGGTTCCTAGTTCACGCAGCTGAATTCTCCATTGGCTGAAAGTTGCTAGCCCCCCCGCCACTCACAGACCACAGCAAGGGATCGTTGGGAACATTACATTGAGCCCCTTCACCAAGCACGTTTACAACAAAACAGCAGCACAAAACCAAATGGGAAAGGGAATAACTGTGGGAACCTTTGAAAGACGAGCACTGGACAGCCGTCACTGTTCTGCCCTTTCCCAGCATTCCCTGAGGCACCTGATTGCTCAAGGGAGTGCGCTGTGGTAGATTATTTAGATGCATTCATTTGATCATGCTCATCCTCCGAGGTGAGGTTGAGGGATTGCGACACTTTGTACTGCACCATGGACACCACAGCCAGCTCCTCGGGGTCCAAGAGGCCCAGGTTGGAatctggaaggaaaggaaagagcaTTTGCTACCTGGGATGATAGAAGCTACTCCCAGATTGGAAGTGCTCCAAACCTCCCTGCAGAACAGAGCAGCCCCAGCAAAGGGGCAGCTGAGCTCTAGATGCCTCTTCCAGGGTCCAGGAGAATGCTGCCCCAGACAACAGCCTCCAACAGCTGGAAATTCAAAGGACCCTGTGACaccagccagctgccctgggagTTCCAAAGCTATCCTGTGCAGCCCAGAACCTGGCAAAACAGGTCCTAGCCAGGGACCGAGTACGGCCTATTCCTACCACTGGTGGCCAATGCCACATGGTCACGGCTGGCATGTCCAGCACCTCAGTTCCAGAGAAGTCCCTGTCCCTGGAGAAGACTTGGATGTGGCTATGCTGGGGCCGGCTCTGCTGTCCAGATCCCGGGCTAAGAGCAAACTCAGGGTTCTTCCTGCAGGTAGCCCTAGGTCCCACTACCATCATGGCTGACTTGTGCTGGCTAACATGGCCAATGCCTGGGGAGAGCTGGTCGCTGCGTGGCCCCTGTATGCTCACAGGAACTGCCAGAGACCCAGAATCCAGACCCTGGAGTCAGGAGGCTCAGGATTGGGTGGAAGTCCCTGAAGCACTGCAGACAACAAACTGCATTGGCAACTTCTCTGATCTCCCCTCCTGGAACGCCCCTCCGGATAGCAAGGGGCTGCTCCTGGGCCGTTACCCATTTGACCATTCCTAAGAGCcatgggggacagactggcacaGCGTGACACTAAATAACCACGGGTCCCTGTGGCCAAGACCCGCTGCTCCCAGGCTGGGTGGAGCC
This window contains:
- the LRRC26 gene encoding leucine-rich repeat-containing protein 26; its protein translation is MAGWRGPATLLAFLLLCPLPSPSCPAICRCSSGEVDCSYRALRFVPENLPTNASAMWLGYNHIAVLKAHSFCSQQALQNLSLCSNGLVSIHSQALAGLGALRELDLSNNYLTVLTAETFLPLPGLMVLNVGANKLGQLPPEVLKALPCLQELFLHSNALRSLHASVFLNLTAVRSLTLQGNPWACTCKIQPLFLWIMGNRDKIQEENLILCRFPEHLNQYPLLAIGNESFSHCQDSLLHPQDYTFFLLIGPASFLASILICLLLGSLAVAYNYLLKELCYW